In Waddliaceae bacterium, the genomic stretch ATGTGAATGGGTTTTTTAATACGCCGTTATCATCAAAAAGTTTGTTATATACTTCCGACCATTTCTTTCTTTTACCGTTAAATAGCATACAAACTTCACCGTCATCATTAACTGTAAGTTTATGGTCCATTGTCTCATCACACACATCAAAAAGCTCTGGATTGCGATAGTGGGAATCTGAGGTAAAATATTCGATTTTTTTGTGCAGGAAATTTGATGACAAGAATTTATATAGTTTTTCTCCTTCTATACCTTGGAAAACTTCGACAGGCACACCTAACCGCTGAGCATATACTTCTTTATCAAAGCCATCGACCTCATTTAACTTTTCGGTAATGTGAGAATATTTATTTTCTTTTTTCTTTTTTATAGACTTCTCTTTCCTGGCAGCAAAGTCTTTTATATTTTTAAACAGTTCGTTGATACGAGAACATTTAGTCCATCTTTCTTCCTGTAGACAGGCATTTTCTTTGATTTTTATAAATATCTTGGTGATACGTGAATCGGCGTTTATTCTTTTTCTTACGGAGGCGACTTTTTTACTATAAAACTCTGTAACGGCAGTGATTCTCTGTGCTTCATCTTTAGTTCCTACAACGCCATCTTCAAGCAATTTTCTCAATTCTTTATCGATGAACTTAACATCTTGTTCAACGTCTGCTGCCATGCTTTGTATATCGTGGCGTTTTCCCCTTCTCGTTTCATCAAGATTAAAACGATATCCGTCTTCTTGATTTCCTGCTATTTGATATCCTGCTTGTGGTGTTATTCCCGCTACAACCATCCTAATTTCTCCACTGTATAAAAAGAATTATAATAAGCAAAGATCGTCTTAAAATAAAAGAAAAATATAGCGTATAGCGTATAGCGTATAGTAGAATCCACTGGTCACTGTTTTACTGGTGGTGTCCTGAAGCTTTATCGAATTGTTTGCTTAGCGAGCGTACTGACCCTATCCATAGTGGTAGGATAGCGAGTATCATTGCGCCGATATATGGCGCGCATGCTATTGGTGTGGCGAAGACAAGAAGAAGTCCTTGTAGCGACATTGATGCTCCTGACTTCCCTAGACGCGACCCTATGCCGTCGATGGCAGACTTCCCGCGGACTTTTTCTGTGGGGCTTAGAGGGATATATGCCATCTCTTTTGTGTCGTCGAAGACGGTATATTTCGCAGACCTGCTTAGGCAGTTTTGCATCGAGCCAAATAACACCGTTATTGCTAGCGGCGACATCCCTAAGATCATCGCTGCTGTACCTGCATAGACATATTGTTTTAAGAAGAGGAAGGTGAAGAATCCTGCCCCTGTCACGATTATCAGGAACGGTGTAGCCAGTGCTGCGAACTTCCATCCGCATCGTCTGATAACATTCCCTGAGATGAAATATGACGACAGAGTTGCTATTATACCGACATATGTAGTGACTTTACTCATATATGCGGTATATTCCCCTGGGCTAGGGAACAATTCTTTCATCTGTGATTTCCAGAGGACTTCGGTGAAGTTTATTGTGATGTTATATGACAGTACTATTATTGCGATACATATGAGGTATTTCGATTGCGCGACATGTTTTATATTTTCTGAGAGCTTCAACTTCGGTTTTTTCTTAAGCTCGTGTCCTTTACCATCTTGGTGGTCGAGGTTTTTATGGTCTACGAAGATATATATATGCATCCATCGATACAGTAATATTGAGACGATACCTACTACGATGACAAGGATAACGAAGAGCGTCACTGTTTGGTCCCAGGCATCGCCATTGCTAAAGTATGATCCTACCTTGTTAAAGGTCGTTGATGTTGTTGTCATACTATTTGCGAGGATTCCGCCAATTCTTCCTGCGAGGATCCCTGAGGCGTTGATTCCTATACCAAATAGCGGGTAGAATCTTCTTGCTTCTGTGACGGAAGTGACGTCGTTGGCGAGTCCCCACAGCATCACTGAAAGCATGATATTACTCCAAGACTCTGCTACTACGTAGAAGAGCGTAAGGATCCAATATCGTATTATCGCGATAAGGCCGCTTAACCCTGCCGGTAACGAAGCTTTTAGGGTGTCGGCGAAGTCATTAAGGTATAGGCTTTCGCGTAAAGGATACAGCACGGTGACGAACAGCAGGAAAAACGCGAGGAAGCTTCCTATCATTACGTAGAAAACATTTTCTCTGTTATATCTGTTGGAGAGTTTCGTTAAGAAGAACACCATAATAACAGCAGTGGGGAGCATGGCCCACACTTTCAAAAAGGGTATTGCTTCGGCGCCGGATCCTGGCGCTGTGATGATAAGGACATCTTTTGCTATACGAAGTAGGTGGTAGTTGAAAGAGATCAGGAAGAAAAGAACCATCATCGGGATGAATTTCTTTATCTCGAACCAGTGAATCGGCCAAAGGAAGGAGCGTAACTTGCTAAAGCCAGCATTAGCATACTCTTGCGAGATGGTTTCCTTGCCTTTCGTCATCAGTGACTAACGCGCCTCTATTGATTTGTTTGCTTTATGTAATCAACGACCCTGTTGGCAAGAATAATACACAATGCGGTACTATTTTGTCACGAAAAATTTTATCTATTTTGAAACCCGAATATCAGTTTTTTGGTATGTTACGGTGTTTTTCTATGACGATAGGAACTTTTGGTGAAGATGGGACATATGGTATCTGTTTTTTCTCTTTAGGATCTCTTATTATCATCCTCACGGCGACGAAACATGCCAAGACGAGGGCGATAAATACCATATATATAAAAAGTGCCTCTGGCGCGGCTACACTCATCAACGTTCCGGCTATTATCGGTGCAATCGCTGCCCCTGTGGCGTATGTCATAAGGAGTCGGCTCGATGCTGCTATGCGCTGTTTACTCGTCATCAAAGAGTGGGCGTGTGCAAGGCTCATAGGATATAATGTCGTTGCGCTTCCCAAGAAAAATGCCGCGATGAGCATCGCTGTAAGAGAAATTTCACGGGTGACGACCATCGCCGAAGCTGCGAGGGCGATGAATAGTGCTATTATTATTATGACGAGTCTTTTGTCGATGACATCGGCGAGCTTACCCATCGGCATCTGAAAGACGATACCACCACATATCGCTATACCCATAAAGGTCCCGACCTGTGACGTCGTCATCCCCGCTGTAGCGGCGAAGACTGGTGCTAGCCCATAGAATGCTCCCATTACGAGACCCGCACAGAGAGCGCCGACAATCCC encodes the following:
- a CDS encoding NTP/NDP exchange transporter, with translation MTKGKETISQEYANAGFSKLRSFLWPIHWFEIKKFIPMMVLFFLISFNYHLLRIAKDVLIITAPGSGAEAIPFLKVWAMLPTAVIMVFFLTKLSNRYNRENVFYVMIGSFLAFFLLFVTVLYPLRESLYLNDFADTLKASLPAGLSGLIAIIRYWILTLFYVVAESWSNIMLSVMLWGLANDVTSVTEARRFYPLFGIGINASGILAGRIGGILANSMTTTSTTFNKVGSYFSNGDAWDQTVTLFVILVIVVGIVSILLYRWMHIYIFVDHKNLDHQDGKGHELKKKPKLKLSENIKHVAQSKYLICIAIIVLSYNITINFTEVLWKSQMKELFPSPGEYTAYMSKVTTYVGIIATLSSYFISGNVIRRCGWKFAALATPFLIIVTGAGFFTFLFLKQYVYAGTAAMILGMSPLAITVLFGSMQNCLSRSAKYTVFDDTKEMAYIPLSPTEKVRGKSAIDGIGSRLGKSGASMSLQGLLLVFATPIACAPYIGAMILAILPLWIGSVRSLSKQFDKASGHHQ
- a CDS encoding MFS transporter gives rise to the protein MAKSLRSVYTLFIGAVFIFLADGLYGIIIPINMELMGIPSNILGFVASAYYAGLIIGALTCRSIIIRFGHIRSFMMFMVFIALSAVISGAFPQPSVWFFMRFLCGLSQAGALILLDSWINDTVRGEYRGRVISSYMVTIYLSVAISQFMVSLAPPQNFTLFAIIAIFVCCAMVPLALTRSAPPTIKGSETMKVRKAFSISPVGIVGALCAGLVMGAFYGLAPVFAATAGMTTSQVGTFMGIAICGGIVFQMPMGKLADVIDKRLVIIIIALFIALAASAMVVTREISLTAMLIAAFFLGSATTLYPMSLAHAHSLMTSKQRIAASSRLLMTYATGAAIAPIIAGTLMSVAAPEALFIYMVFIALVLACFVAVRMIIRDPKEKKQIPYVPSSPKVPIVIEKHRNIPKN